The following are encoded in a window of Allosphingosinicella indica genomic DNA:
- the secG gene encoding preprotein translocase subunit SecG → MFKFLLIIQTLVAAGLVTVILMQRSEGGGLGVGGSSSGLLTARAAADFLTRATAILATIFVVLSIILAGLAAVTAAPSEFDDSLVRQQPAGSSVPLANGGMQPAAPGAPAAIPGAAAPAAAGDVPLAQPAEQDQAQ, encoded by the coding sequence ATGTTCAAGTTCCTCCTCATCATCCAGACGCTGGTCGCGGCGGGTCTCGTCACCGTGATCCTTATGCAGCGCTCGGAAGGCGGCGGGCTCGGCGTCGGCGGTTCCAGCTCCGGCCTGCTCACCGCACGCGCCGCGGCCGACTTCCTGACCCGTGCCACCGCGATCCTCGCGACGATCTTCGTGGTCCTCTCGATCATCCTCGCCGGCCTCGCGGCCGTGACCGCCGCGCCGAGCGAGTTCGACGATTCGCTGGTCCGCCAGCAGCCGGCGGGCAGCAGCGTGCCGCTGGCCAACGGCGGGATGCAGCCGGCCGCGCCCGGCGCACCGGCCGCGATCCCCGGCGCCGCCGCTCCGGCCGCCGCGGGCGACGTGCCGCTCGCCCAGCCGGCCGAGCAGGATCAGGCGCAGTAA
- a CDS encoding CTP synthase, with translation MARFIFITGGVVSSLGKGLMAASLGALLQARGYRVRIRKFDPYLNVDPGTMSPYQHGEVYVTDDGAETDLDLGHYERFTGVAARQADNITSGRIYRDIITKERRGDYLGATVQVIPHVTNEIKAFARADTEDLDFVICEIGGTVGDIESLPFIEALRQLRNDLGRSETVSIHTTLIPYIAAAGELKTKPTQHSVRDLTALGIQPDVLLCRVDRPLPEGERAKIAQFCNVRKEAVIPALDARSIYSVPLQYHREGLDAEVLRAFGITDAPAPDLSRWDDIEDRIEHFEGEVTIGVVGKYVGLPDAYKSLTEALVHGGLANRVKVRINWLDAELFAANEDGTPGDVAPMLEPVHGILVPGGFGERGSEGKIASVTFARERGVPFFGICLGMQMACVEAARHSGLEGASTTEFGDTAEPVVGLITEWMTEEGIQKREAGGDLGGTMRLGAYPAKLGGNSVVRRVYGTEAISERHRHRYEVNTHYKDRLEQSGLVFSGMSPDGQLPEIVERPDHPWFIGVQFHPELKSKPFDPHPLFASFIEAAVKQSRLV, from the coding sequence ATGGCGCGGTTCATTTTCATCACCGGCGGCGTGGTCTCCTCGCTCGGCAAGGGTCTCATGGCGGCATCGCTCGGCGCGCTGCTGCAGGCGCGCGGCTATCGCGTGCGCATTCGCAAGTTCGATCCCTATCTGAACGTCGATCCGGGGACGATGAGCCCCTATCAGCATGGCGAAGTCTATGTGACTGACGACGGGGCGGAAACCGATCTCGATCTCGGCCATTACGAGCGGTTCACCGGCGTCGCGGCGCGGCAGGCGGACAATATCACCAGCGGCCGCATCTATCGCGACATTATCACCAAGGAGCGGCGCGGCGACTATCTCGGCGCGACGGTGCAGGTGATCCCGCACGTGACCAACGAGATCAAGGCCTTCGCCCGCGCCGATACCGAGGACCTCGATTTCGTGATCTGCGAGATCGGCGGCACGGTGGGCGATATCGAGAGCCTGCCGTTCATCGAGGCGCTGCGTCAGCTCCGCAACGATCTTGGCCGCAGCGAGACGGTGAGCATCCACACGACGCTCATCCCCTATATCGCTGCCGCGGGCGAGCTGAAGACCAAGCCGACGCAGCACAGCGTGCGCGATCTGACCGCGCTCGGCATCCAGCCCGACGTGCTGCTCTGCCGGGTCGACCGGCCATTGCCCGAGGGCGAGCGCGCCAAGATCGCGCAATTCTGCAACGTGCGGAAGGAAGCGGTCATCCCGGCGCTGGATGCCAGGAGCATCTATTCGGTACCGCTCCAATATCACCGCGAAGGGCTCGACGCGGAGGTGCTGCGCGCTTTCGGCATCACCGATGCTCCGGCGCCCGATCTTTCCCGATGGGACGATATCGAGGACCGGATCGAGCATTTCGAGGGCGAAGTGACGATCGGCGTGGTCGGCAAATATGTCGGGCTGCCGGACGCCTACAAGAGCCTGACCGAAGCCTTGGTCCACGGCGGCCTCGCCAACCGGGTGAAGGTGCGGATTAACTGGCTGGACGCAGAGCTGTTCGCCGCCAACGAGGATGGGACGCCAGGCGACGTCGCGCCGATGCTGGAGCCGGTGCATGGCATCCTCGTCCCCGGCGGGTTCGGCGAGCGCGGCAGCGAGGGCAAGATCGCGTCGGTGACCTTCGCGCGCGAGCGGGGGGTGCCGTTCTTCGGCATCTGCCTCGGCATGCAGATGGCCTGTGTCGAGGCGGCGCGCCACAGCGGATTGGAAGGCGCCAGCACTACGGAATTCGGCGACACCGCCGAGCCGGTGGTCGGCCTCATTACCGAATGGATGACCGAGGAGGGTATCCAGAAGCGCGAAGCGGGGGGCGATCTCGGCGGGACGATGCGGCTCGGCGCCTATCCCGCCAAACTCGGCGGCAACAGCGTCGTGCGGCGCGTCTATGGCACCGAGGCGATCAGCGAGCGCCACCGCCACCGTTATGAGGTCAACACGCATTACAAGGACCGGCTGGAGCAGTCCGGGCTGGTGTTCAGCGGGATGAGCCCCGATGGCCAGCTCCCCGAGATCGTCGAGCGGCCGGACCATCCGTGGTTCATCGGGGTCCAGTTCCACCCGGAACTCAAGTCCAAGCCCTTCGACCCGCATCCTTTGTTCGCGAGCTTCATCGAAGCCGCGGTCAAGCAGAGCCGCCTGGTCTGA
- the ald gene encoding alanine dehydrogenase → MRIGVPKEIKNHEYRVGLTPPSVAELIAAGHQVIVETQAGSGIDFDDQDYVDVGATIAPNAAETFKAADMIVKVKEPQPQEIALLEPRHLLFTYLHLAPDPDQAKGLMKSGATCIAYETVTARDGSLPLLKPMSEVAGRMSVQVGAHYLEKEQGGRGVLLGGVPGVAPAKVAILGGGVSGVNAAQMAVGMRADVTIYDISNARLAELDMFFSSQIKTAYASKAAIAAAVQSAHLVIGAVLVPGAAAPKLVTRDMLKTMKRGSVLVDIAIDQGGCFETSHPTTHADPVFEIDGVIHYCVANMPGAVARTSAFALNNATLPFALKLANMGAEAAMKADPHLAAGLNVLGGKIRHQAVAEALNEEFVPL, encoded by the coding sequence ATGCGAATCGGTGTCCCGAAAGAGATCAAGAACCACGAATATCGAGTCGGCCTCACCCCGCCCTCGGTCGCCGAGCTGATCGCGGCCGGCCATCAGGTCATCGTCGAGACGCAGGCCGGCAGCGGCATCGATTTCGACGATCAGGATTATGTCGATGTCGGCGCGACGATCGCGCCCAACGCCGCCGAGACCTTCAAGGCGGCCGACATGATCGTGAAGGTGAAGGAGCCGCAGCCGCAGGAAATCGCGCTGCTCGAGCCGCGCCACCTGCTCTTCACCTACCTCCACCTCGCCCCCGATCCCGATCAGGCGAAGGGCCTGATGAAGTCGGGCGCGACCTGCATCGCCTATGAGACGGTGACCGCGCGCGACGGATCGCTGCCCCTCCTGAAGCCCATGAGCGAGGTCGCGGGCCGCATGTCGGTGCAGGTCGGCGCGCATTATCTCGAGAAGGAACAGGGCGGCCGCGGTGTGCTGCTCGGCGGCGTTCCCGGCGTCGCGCCTGCAAAGGTCGCGATTTTGGGCGGCGGCGTCTCCGGCGTCAACGCGGCGCAGATGGCGGTCGGCATGCGCGCCGACGTCACCATCTACGACATCTCCAACGCGCGGCTGGCCGAGCTCGACATGTTCTTCTCGAGCCAGATCAAGACCGCTTACGCCAGCAAGGCGGCGATCGCCGCTGCGGTGCAGAGCGCGCATCTCGTGATCGGCGCGGTCCTCGTGCCCGGCGCCGCCGCGCCGAAGCTCGTCACCCGCGACATGCTGAAAACCATGAAGCGCGGCAGCGTCCTCGTCGACATCGCAATCGACCAGGGCGGCTGCTTCGAGACGTCACACCCCACCACCCACGCCGATCCGGTGTTCGAGATCGACGGCGTGATCCATTATTGCGTGGCGAACATGCCCGGCGCGGTCGCACGCACCTCGGCCTTCGCGCTCAACAACGCAACCCTGCCCTTCGCGCTCAAGCTCGCGAACATGGGTGCGGAAGCGGCGATGAAGGCTGATCCGCACCTCGCGGCCGGGCTCAACGTCTTGGGCGGCAAGATCCGTCATCAGGCGGTCGCCGAAGCGCTCAACGAGGAGTTCGTGCCGCTCTGA
- a CDS encoding potassium transporter Kup, whose protein sequence is MNDVAAAPDAPAGPAGAHDSRQQGIATLSLGALGVVFGDIGTSPLYALRETFVGHHPLAVDPAHILGVLSLIFYSMMLVVTVKYVTIVMRADNKGEGGSLALLALLTRSISPGKRTVGLVLLGVLATSLFYGDSMVTPAISVLSAVEGLTIVNSSLEPLVVPIAIVIIVGLFAIQSRGTARMGAFFGPIMLVYFLILAGLGVVNAVKAPEVLSFLNPYWAFNFFRIDGFLAFLALGSVVLAITGAEALYADMGHFGRKPIALAWLFAALPCLMLNYVGQGALLLTDPSAAQNPFYRMAPEEWRLGLVIIATLATIIASQAMITGAFSVTRQAVQLGFLPRISIRHTSARTQGEIYIPLVNWSLMIACVILVLGFRSSSNLAAAYGIAVTGTMFITTLMLGVLVFRVWNWNPILAGITLATYVIIDVAYFTSNLTKIPDGGWFPLAAGIVIFTFLTTWSKGRRLMIDRMNESAMPIAVFIKSAANSASRVPGTAVFMTTNPDGIPHALLHNLKHNKVLHERVILLTIKVEDVPHVAEAYRHEIKRLDGGFYRLVIHYGFMEEINVPGALASLKDECGTAFKMMDTSFFLARQTLLPSSRPGMAIWREKLFAWMMRNAESAMEFFKLPTNRVVELGSQVEI, encoded by the coding sequence ATGAACGACGTCGCCGCCGCCCCAGATGCGCCCGCCGGACCGGCGGGTGCGCATGACAGCCGTCAGCAGGGCATAGCGACGCTGTCGCTGGGCGCGCTCGGCGTCGTCTTCGGCGATATCGGTACCAGCCCTCTCTACGCGCTGCGCGAAACCTTCGTCGGCCATCACCCGCTGGCGGTCGATCCCGCGCATATTCTCGGCGTGCTCAGTCTCATCTTCTATTCGATGATGCTGGTGGTGACGGTGAAATATGTCACCATCGTCATGCGCGCCGACAACAAGGGCGAGGGCGGGAGCCTGGCGCTGCTGGCGCTGCTCACGCGATCGATCAGTCCTGGCAAGCGGACCGTTGGACTGGTGCTGCTCGGCGTGCTGGCGACGTCGCTCTTTTACGGGGATTCGATGGTGACCCCGGCCATTTCCGTGCTGTCGGCGGTCGAGGGGCTGACCATCGTCAACAGCAGCCTCGAGCCGTTGGTGGTTCCGATCGCGATCGTCATCATCGTCGGGCTATTCGCCATCCAGTCGCGCGGGACGGCGCGGATGGGGGCTTTCTTCGGCCCGATCATGCTCGTCTATTTCCTGATTCTCGCGGGCCTCGGCGTCGTGAATGCCGTCAAGGCGCCCGAAGTGCTGAGCTTCCTCAATCCCTACTGGGCGTTCAACTTCTTCCGCATCGACGGCTTTCTGGCGTTTTTGGCGCTGGGGTCTGTCGTACTGGCGATCACGGGAGCCGAGGCGCTTTATGCCGACATGGGCCATTTCGGCCGCAAGCCGATCGCGCTCGCGTGGCTGTTCGCGGCGCTGCCGTGCCTGATGCTCAACTATGTCGGGCAGGGCGCGCTGCTGCTGACCGATCCCTCCGCGGCGCAGAACCCATTCTATCGCATGGCGCCGGAGGAATGGCGGCTGGGGCTCGTCATCATCGCGACGCTGGCGACGATCATCGCGAGCCAGGCGATGATCACCGGTGCCTTCTCGGTAACCCGACAGGCGGTGCAGCTCGGCTTCCTGCCGCGCATCTCGATCCGCCATACCAGCGCGCGGACGCAGGGCGAGATCTACATTCCGCTCGTCAACTGGTCGCTGATGATCGCCTGCGTAATCCTGGTCCTCGGCTTCCGCTCGTCGAGCAACCTTGCCGCCGCCTACGGCATCGCAGTGACGGGCACGATGTTCATTACCACGCTGATGCTGGGCGTACTGGTCTTCCGCGTCTGGAACTGGAACCCGATCCTGGCGGGCATCACGCTCGCCACCTATGTCATCATCGACGTCGCCTATTTCACCTCGAACCTCACCAAGATCCCCGACGGCGGCTGGTTCCCGCTGGCCGCCGGCATCGTGATCTTCACCTTCCTCACCACCTGGTCGAAGGGACGCCGGCTGATGATCGACCGGATGAACGAAAGCGCAATGCCGATCGCGGTGTTCATCAAGTCCGCCGCGAACAGCGCCAGCCGCGTGCCGGGCACGGCCGTGTTCATGACCACCAACCCCGACGGCATCCCGCATGCGCTGCTCCACAACCTGAAGCACAACAAGGTGCTGCACGAGCGGGTGATCCTGCTGACCATCAAGGTGGAGGACGTGCCGCACGTCGCCGAGGCCTACCGCCACGAGATCAAGCGGCTCGACGGCGGTTTCTACCGGCTGGTGATCCACTATGGCTTCATGGAGGAGATCAACGTCCCCGGCGCGCTCGCTAGCCTGAAGGACGAGTGCGGCACCGCGTTCAAGATGATGGACACCAGCTTCTTCCTCGCACGGCAGACGCTGCTGCCCTCGTCGCGGCCGGGCATGGCGATCTGGCGCGAGAAGCTGTTCGCCTGGATGATGCGCAACGCCGAAAGCGCGATGGAATTCTTCAAGCTGCCGACCAATCGCGTGGTCGAGCTCGGCAGTCAGGTGGAAATCTGA
- a CDS encoding 2'-5' RNA ligase family protein, giving the protein MKPILVTALFGDADFAWLDGLRRAHFPPERNQVPAHLTLFHHLPPSVEGELAGRLADLARRPTPSARIARIMNLGNGTAFAIESDALAEMRAELADAFHGLLVPQDMAPWRPHVTVQNKVEARESRGLQQRLAADFMPRPLAIAGLASWRYDGGPWEAIRRYPFRG; this is encoded by the coding sequence CTGAAGCCGATCCTTGTCACCGCGCTGTTCGGCGACGCGGACTTCGCTTGGCTCGATGGCCTGCGCCGCGCGCATTTTCCGCCCGAGCGCAACCAGGTGCCGGCGCACCTTACGCTTTTCCACCACCTGCCGCCGTCGGTGGAAGGCGAACTAGCCGGGCGTTTGGCCGATCTAGCGCGCCGACCGACGCCCTCGGCACGGATCGCGCGGATCATGAACCTCGGCAACGGGACGGCATTTGCGATCGAGAGCGACGCGCTGGCGGAGATGCGCGCGGAGCTCGCCGATGCCTTTCACGGCCTGCTCGTACCGCAGGACATGGCGCCGTGGCGGCCGCACGTCACCGTTCAGAACAAGGTCGAGGCGCGGGAGTCGCGCGGCCTGCAGCAGCGACTTGCGGCGGATTTCATGCCCCGCCCGCTGGCGATCGCCGGTCTGGCGTCATGGCGGTATGACGGCGGACCGTGGGAGGCGATCCGCCGCTACCCGTTCCGCGGCTAG
- a CDS encoding DUF3775 domain-containing protein: protein MTMELLTPLDTICRLIIRAREMEAQVPAQDADEDPDNVDDFDDEGGEALSVLEDEVNTGVEEEIRALLDDLADDQLAEVLALAWVGRGTYDTSEWDDATQEASDNVEQGNDGAIDELMDMPMLAGLLDAGLAAFDLSCEGIGQID from the coding sequence ATGACGATGGAATTGCTCACCCCGCTCGACACGATCTGCCGCCTCATCATCCGCGCCCGCGAGATGGAGGCGCAGGTTCCCGCGCAGGATGCGGACGAGGATCCCGACAATGTCGACGATTTCGACGACGAGGGCGGTGAAGCGCTCTCGGTGCTGGAGGATGAGGTGAATACCGGCGTCGAGGAGGAAATCCGCGCGCTGCTCGACGATCTCGCCGACGATCAGCTCGCCGAAGTGCTGGCGCTCGCCTGGGTCGGCCGCGGCACCTATGACACCAGCGAGTGGGACGATGCCACGCAGGAGGCCAGCGACAATGTCGAGCAGGGCAATGACGGCGCGATCGACGAGCTGATGGACATGCCGATGCTCGCCGGCCTGCTCGACGCCGGCCTCGCCGCCTTCGACCTCAGTTGCGAAGGCATCGGCCAGATCGACTAG
- a CDS encoding flavodoxin family protein codes for MTLKAIALNCSLKTSSDEASSTDRMIDLLRKALAEHDVDFVETIRLVDHDVKPGVTSDEGEDDAWPVIREKILDADILIMGTPVWMGQMSSVAKRALERMDAFLDETDDQGRMPSYGKVAVAAIVGNEDGAHAISADLFQALNDTGWTIPAVAATYWVGEAMGSTDFKDLDDVPKMVAKTVKMVAGNAAHLAGLLKKANYPGT; via the coding sequence ATGACGCTGAAGGCCATCGCGCTCAATTGCTCACTCAAAACCTCGTCCGACGAGGCGTCCTCGACCGACCGGATGATCGATCTGCTGCGCAAGGCGCTAGCCGAGCATGACGTGGATTTCGTCGAGACGATCCGGCTGGTCGATCATGACGTGAAGCCCGGGGTGACGTCGGACGAAGGGGAGGACGATGCCTGGCCCGTAATCCGCGAGAAGATCCTCGACGCCGACATCCTCATCATGGGGACGCCGGTGTGGATGGGGCAGATGTCGAGCGTCGCCAAGCGCGCGCTGGAGCGGATGGACGCCTTTCTCGACGAGACCGACGATCAGGGCCGGATGCCGAGCTACGGCAAGGTCGCGGTCGCGGCGATCGTCGGCAACGAGGACGGCGCGCATGCGATCAGCGCGGACCTCTTTCAGGCCCTGAACGATACCGGCTGGACGATCCCCGCGGTCGCTGCGACCTATTGGGTCGGCGAGGCGATGGGATCGACCGATTTCAAGGACTTGGATGATGTTCCCAAGATGGTGGCAAAGACGGTGAAGATGGTCGCGGGCAACGCCGCGCATCTCGCGGGGCTGCTCAAGAAGGCCAATTATCCGGGGACCTGA
- the hppD gene encoding 4-hydroxyphenylpyruvate dioxygenase, with protein MTAHENPLGLDGFEFVEFTSPDPEAMADLLTRLGFAHRGTHKSLAIRRYAQGDINFLLNMEKAGHAADFRGDHGPSASAMAFRVADAKAAHAMAVERGGTDAKGELDLPAIEGIGGSLLYFVDTYGASTIYDTMFDSTGETTESAGLHTLDHLTHNVNRGRMDHWASFYEKLFNFRQIRYFDIEGKQTALLSRAMTAPDDKIRIPLNESQDEHSQIEEFLREYKGEGIQHLALATDDIFATVDQLRANGVIFQDSPDTYFDLIDKRLPGHGHSVEEMRKRRILIDGSPETGEGLLLQIFTENMVGPIFFEIIQRKGNEGFGEGNFKALFESIELDQIRRGVLPATEEA; from the coding sequence ATGACCGCGCACGAAAATCCGCTTGGCCTCGACGGTTTCGAATTCGTCGAGTTTACCAGCCCCGATCCGGAGGCGATGGCGGATCTGTTGACGCGGCTCGGCTTCGCGCATCGCGGCACCCACAAGAGCCTCGCCATCCGCCGCTATGCGCAGGGCGACATCAACTTCCTGCTCAATATGGAGAAGGCCGGCCATGCCGCTGATTTCCGCGGCGATCATGGCCCCTCGGCCAGCGCGATGGCGTTTCGGGTCGCCGATGCGAAGGCGGCGCATGCGATGGCGGTCGAGCGCGGCGGCACCGATGCGAAGGGCGAGCTCGATCTGCCCGCGATCGAGGGCATCGGCGGATCACTCCTCTATTTCGTCGACACCTACGGCGCGAGCACGATCTACGATACGATGTTCGACAGCACTGGCGAGACGACGGAGAGCGCCGGCCTCCACACGCTCGATCACCTCACCCATAATGTGAACCGCGGGCGGATGGACCATTGGGCCTCTTTCTACGAGAAGCTCTTCAACTTCCGTCAGATCCGCTATTTCGACATCGAGGGTAAGCAGACCGCCCTGCTCAGCCGTGCGATGACCGCGCCGGACGACAAGATCCGCATCCCGCTCAACGAGAGCCAGGACGAGCACAGCCAGATCGAGGAATTTCTCCGCGAATATAAGGGCGAAGGAATCCAGCATCTTGCGCTCGCGACCGATGACATCTTCGCAACCGTCGATCAGCTCCGCGCCAATGGCGTGATCTTCCAGGACAGCCCGGACACCTATTTCGATCTCATCGACAAGCGCCTGCCCGGCCACGGCCACAGCGTCGAGGAGATGCGCAAGCGCCGCATCCTGATCGACGGATCGCCCGAGACCGGCGAGGGCCTGCTGCTCCAGATCTTCACCGAGAATATGGTCGGCCCGATCTTCTTCGAGATCATCCAGCGCAAGGGCAACGAAGGCTTCGGCGAGGGCAATTTCAAGGCACTGTTCGAGTCAATCGAACTCGACCAGATCCGCCGCGGCGTCCTGCCGGCGACCGAAGAGGCGTAA
- the trxB gene encoding thioredoxin-disulfide reductase: MAATHSSRMLILGSGPAGLSAAIYAARAGLAPIVIQGIQPGGQLTITTDVENYPGFADVIQGPWLMEQMQKQAEHVGAQMMWDTISEVDFSRRPFRLVGDGGTVYSGDTVVIATGAQARWLNIPTEERMKGKGVSACATCDGFFYRGKKVVVIGGGNTAVEEALYMTNHSHDVTLIHRRDSLRAEKILQERLFKHPNINVLWNREVAEFVGGGDPEGLVAVDLRDTRTGAIERMDTEGAFVAIGHSPATELFKGHLALDADNYLKVETGSTRTSVPGVFACGDVMDKIYRQAVTAAGTGCMAALDAEKFLAEAEFAEAEAA, from the coding sequence ATGGCCGCCACCCACTCCTCCCGCATGCTCATCCTGGGATCGGGGCCGGCGGGGCTGTCGGCAGCCATCTACGCCGCGCGCGCTGGGCTGGCTCCGATCGTCATCCAGGGGATCCAGCCGGGCGGGCAGCTCACCATCACCACCGACGTCGAGAATTACCCGGGCTTTGCGGACGTGATTCAGGGGCCGTGGCTGATGGAGCAGATGCAGAAGCAGGCCGAGCATGTCGGCGCGCAGATGATGTGGGACACGATCAGCGAGGTGGACTTCAGCCGCCGCCCGTTCCGCCTCGTCGGTGACGGCGGCACGGTCTATTCCGGAGACACGGTGGTGATCGCGACCGGCGCGCAGGCGCGCTGGCTCAACATCCCGACCGAGGAGCGGATGAAGGGCAAGGGCGTCAGCGCCTGCGCGACCTGCGACGGCTTCTTCTATCGCGGCAAGAAGGTCGTGGTGATCGGCGGCGGCAATACCGCGGTCGAGGAAGCGCTCTACATGACCAACCACAGTCATGACGTCACCTTGATCCACCGCCGCGACTCGCTCCGCGCCGAGAAGATCCTGCAAGAACGGCTGTTCAAGCACCCGAACATCAACGTGCTCTGGAACCGCGAGGTCGCCGAGTTCGTCGGCGGCGGCGATCCGGAGGGGCTGGTCGCGGTCGATCTGCGCGACACGCGGACGGGCGCGATCGAGCGGATGGACACCGAAGGCGCGTTCGTCGCGATCGGCCATTCGCCGGCGACGGAATTGTTCAAGGGCCACCTCGCGCTCGACGCGGACAATTATCTCAAGGTCGAGACCGGCAGCACGCGGACCAGCGTGCCGGGCGTGTTCGCGTGCGGCGACGTGATGGACAAGATCTACCGCCAGGCCGTCACCGCGGCGGGCACCGGCTGCATGGCCGCGCTCGATGCCGAGAAGTTCCTGGCCGAAGCCGAGTTCGCGGAAGCCGAGGCCGCCTGA
- a CDS encoding hydrolase 1, exosortase A system-associated, whose amino-acid sequence MRRLTTFTCSGETLGASLDPADGAVGVLMVTGGSQTRTGSHRIYERLAKTLSERGYPMFRFDRRGVGDSSGDDPGFRGSGPDIAAALAAFRAEQPQLRAIAGFGLCDGATALALDAKPFERLILVNPWLVEADPGAPPPAAVREHYRTQLASREGWKRLLTGDLSYGKLVGGVLRAARATRTRLARQVAIALKSSGTPVHLILARRDGTAIAAAEQWRSKRFARVYSDPQFIESDSHTFARAGDADALLAAVLRVLPPPR is encoded by the coding sequence ATGCGCCGCCTGACCACCTTCACCTGCTCCGGCGAGACGCTCGGCGCCAGCCTCGACCCAGCCGACGGCGCGGTTGGTGTGTTGATGGTGACCGGAGGAAGCCAGACGCGCACGGGTTCGCACCGGATATACGAACGGCTCGCCAAGACTTTGTCGGAGCGCGGTTATCCTATGTTCCGCTTTGATCGCCGCGGGGTCGGCGACAGCAGCGGCGACGATCCCGGCTTTCGCGGCAGCGGTCCGGACATCGCCGCCGCGCTCGCTGCATTTCGAGCAGAACAACCGCAGTTGCGGGCGATCGCCGGTTTCGGCCTGTGCGACGGTGCGACGGCGCTCGCGCTCGACGCTAAGCCGTTCGAGCGGCTGATCCTCGTCAATCCCTGGCTGGTCGAGGCCGATCCCGGCGCCCCGCCCCCCGCTGCGGTGCGCGAACATTATCGTACTCAGCTCGCCAGCCGCGAGGGCTGGAAGCGGTTGCTGACCGGCGATCTTTCCTACGGCAAGCTAGTCGGCGGCGTCCTCCGCGCGGCTCGTGCCACCCGCACGCGGCTGGCGCGGCAGGTCGCGATCGCGCTGAAGAGCAGCGGCACGCCCGTGCACCTCATTCTCGCCCGGCGCGACGGCACCGCGATCGCCGCGGCCGAGCAATGGCGATCGAAGCGTTTCGCCCGCGTCTACAGCGATCCGCAGTTCATCGAGAGCGACTCGCACACCTTCGCGCGCGCCGGCGACGCGGACGCCCTGCTCGCGGCGGTGCTCCGCGTGCTCCCGCCGCCGCGCTGA
- a CDS encoding acyl carrier protein — MALTDEGDVDHALRAVLVDVLGLPAERVAGFTEATPLFGALPEFDSMAVAGLLTELEERLGILIEDHEVDADMLETYGALLTFARAKTLR, encoded by the coding sequence GTGGCGCTTACCGATGAGGGCGATGTCGATCACGCACTGCGCGCGGTGCTCGTCGATGTGCTGGGTCTCCCGGCGGAGCGGGTCGCGGGCTTCACCGAGGCAACCCCCCTGTTCGGCGCGCTTCCCGAGTTTGACTCGATGGCCGTCGCGGGCCTTCTCACCGAGCTTGAGGAACGGCTCGGCATCCTCATCGAGGACCATGAGGTCGATGCCGACATGCTCGAAACCTACGGCGCGCTGCTGACCTTCGCGCGGGCCAAGACGCTCCGGTGA